In Ignavibacteriales bacterium, the following are encoded in one genomic region:
- a CDS encoding calcium/sodium antiporter — translation MLVYFLFVIGFVIMIKGADVLVDGSASLAKKFNISNLVIGLTVVAFGTSAPELVVNVIASFSGNTDIAIGNILGSNIANILLILGVSSIIYPLTVHKNTVRKEIPYSLVVAVVLGFLVGDIFIDNAPHAMLTRVDGIILILFFGGFLYYTYRLSKEENESPIDTEIKEMGIGKSIIFVLLGLVGLVLGGNWIVEGAVVIATSLGMSQSFIGLTIVAIGTSLPELATSAVAAYKRNTDIAIGNVVGSNIFNITWILGVSSIINPLVFSAHNIVDLGIVVIVTAILILSIFVGKRYSIRRGEGIIFLILYAAYIVFLIYQG, via the coding sequence ATGCTGGTATACTTTCTATTTGTAATTGGTTTTGTAATAATGATCAAGGGAGCTGACGTTTTAGTGGATGGTTCAGCTTCACTAGCAAAGAAATTTAATATTTCGAATCTTGTTATCGGATTGACGGTTGTAGCATTTGGCACATCCGCGCCTGAACTGGTTGTGAACGTTATCGCGAGCTTTAGCGGAAATACGGATATTGCAATAGGAAATATACTCGGCAGTAACATTGCAAACATTCTTCTCATACTTGGCGTCTCATCTATTATTTATCCTCTCACCGTTCATAAAAACACCGTTAGGAAAGAAATCCCGTACAGCCTGGTGGTAGCAGTTGTATTAGGCTTTCTGGTAGGTGATATTTTTATCGATAATGCGCCTCATGCGATGCTAACCAGGGTCGATGGGATAATACTAATCTTGTTCTTTGGGGGATTCCTCTACTATACGTATAGGCTCTCCAAAGAGGAAAACGAGAGTCCTATCGATACAGAGATAAAAGAAATGGGGATTGGAAAGAGTATTATTTTTGTCCTTCTGGGTTTGGTGGGTTTGGTATTGGGAGGTAATTGGATCGTAGAAGGAGCAGTAGTAATTGCGACTAGTCTGGGTATGAGCCAATCTTTTATCGGATTAACAATTGTTGCGATTGGGACATCGCTCCCTGAGCTCGCAACATCGGCGGTCGCGGCATATAAACGAAATACAGACATCGCGATCGGTAATGTTGTTGGATCGAATATTTTTAACATAACTTGGATACTGGGTGTAAGCTCGATCATCAATCCTCTTGTTTTCAGCGCGCACAATATTGTCGATCTGGGCATTGTGGTGATCGTTACCGCTATTTTAATACTATCAATATTTGTGGGAAAGAGGTATTCTATCCGAAGGGGAGAGGGTATAATTTTCCTTATTCTTTATGCCGCGTATATAGTATTCCTCATATATCAAGGTTAA
- a CDS encoding RNA polymerase sigma factor: protein MQNPLSDSYFPETPDEDLIKQAIEGDKKSLEQLIIRHQDWIYNIALRMLHSPEDAKDVLQETLIKIVTKLSQFRYESSFRTWAYRIVVNHILNTKRSYGETTHTDNFDQYSYLINTAPDANMPEYLTPYERRATVEEVMISCMFGMLLCLDREQRMIFVLGSVLSASDTIGAEIMEISKDNFRQRLSRARKDLYNFMTNQCGLVDKKNPCRCSKKTKVLIDSGYVDPKNTKFFKEKYYSISLMAEEKRTELQEFMDDKCEKLFRDHPFYHSTEAAIVIKDLFDRDEFKKIFNFN, encoded by the coding sequence ATGCAAAACCCTCTATCAGACAGCTACTTCCCGGAAACGCCGGACGAGGATCTTATCAAACAGGCGATCGAAGGCGATAAAAAATCTCTCGAACAGCTGATTATACGTCACCAGGACTGGATCTACAATATTGCGCTCAGGATGCTGCATAGCCCAGAGGACGCAAAAGATGTATTACAGGAGACCCTTATCAAAATAGTGACAAAATTGTCACAATTCAGGTACGAGAGTAGCTTCCGAACCTGGGCGTACAGGATTGTGGTAAATCATATACTTAATACCAAGAGAAGCTATGGTGAGACAACCCACACTGACAATTTTGATCAATACTCATATTTAATTAATACAGCTCCGGATGCTAATATGCCGGAATATCTTACTCCTTATGAAAGGCGCGCTACGGTAGAGGAAGTAATGATCAGTTGTATGTTTGGTATGTTATTGTGTTTAGACCGGGAGCAGAGGATGATTTTCGTTTTAGGTTCCGTGCTGAGTGCTTCGGACACTATAGGCGCTGAGATAATGGAGATAAGTAAAGATAATTTCCGCCAGCGGCTTTCCAGAGCAAGAAAAGATCTTTATAATTTTATGACCAATCAGTGCGGGCTTGTAGATAAGAAAAATCCCTGCCGGTGTTCGAAGAAAACGAAAGTGTTAATCGATTCCGGGTACGTAGATCCGAAAAACACAAAATTCTTTAAAGAGAAGTATTATTCAATAAGTTTAATGGCAGAAGAGAAAAGGACCGAGCTACAGGAATTTATGGATGATAAGTGTGAAAAGCTTTTTAGGGATCATCCGTTTTATCATTCCACGGAAGCTGCCATAGTGATAAAGGACTTATTCGACAGAGATGAATTCAAAAAAATATTTAATTTCAACTAA
- a CDS encoding T9SS type A sorting domain-containing protein has protein sequence MKKFTLIFPLFLMLTSVSFGNIINVPNDYSTIQAAINASVDGDTILVEPGTYMENINYRDKNIVITSRYYISRDPSYISSTIINGSSPVSADTASCVIISGGQDSSAILQGFTLTGGGGTKWLDIHGAGTYREGGGILIELSSPTIQHNIIRDNLVTNTVGVVSTGGGGIRIGDGNPKILNNIIIGNTGKYGAGVVLNYTGVLIKNNVIANNFGSNAYGAGSGIWNTGGSLNSKVIENNTIVNNSATAGTAGIQSYTSILIMRNNIIWGNTAPGPNQISGSVSVRYCDVQGGFTGEGNINVAPTFDSTNYYLATGSAGIDEGDTSIIYNDLEDSLNPGNALFPSRGTLRNDMGAYGGSGATILGVSTVSIQNISQSIPEKFYLAQNFPNPFNPSTKIKFDIPKSAGVKLIVYDITGREVASLVDERLEAGSYQYTFNAVSLPSGTYFYTIDVDGVKETKKMVLLK, from the coding sequence ATGAAAAAGTTTACTCTCATTTTTCCTTTGTTTTTGATGCTTACGTCGGTATCGTTCGGGAACATAATCAATGTACCGAACGACTACTCGACGATACAAGCGGCAATCAACGCTTCCGTGGACGGTGATACTATCCTAGTTGAACCCGGTACATACATGGAAAACATTAACTACCGTGACAAGAACATTGTCATTACCAGCCGGTATTATATAAGTCGTGATCCGAGCTATATCTCCAGCACAATCATAAACGGGAGCAGTCCGGTAAGTGCCGATACAGCGAGCTGTGTAATAATAAGTGGCGGACAGGACAGCTCGGCAATATTGCAGGGCTTTACACTGACCGGCGGGGGCGGTACAAAATGGTTAGACATACATGGTGCAGGTACATATAGAGAAGGGGGCGGCATCTTAATAGAGCTTTCCTCTCCGACTATTCAGCATAATATCATAAGAGATAACCTTGTTACAAATACGGTTGGTGTAGTGAGCACGGGCGGGGGGGGAATCAGGATCGGCGACGGTAACCCGAAAATATTAAATAACATTATAATTGGAAACACAGGAAAATACGGTGCCGGTGTTGTGCTAAATTATACCGGAGTATTGATAAAAAATAACGTGATCGCGAATAATTTTGGCTCAAATGCTTACGGAGCAGGATCGGGTATATGGAATACGGGTGGTTCTCTTAACTCAAAGGTAATCGAGAATAATACTATAGTTAATAACTCTGCGACTGCAGGCACAGCCGGGATCCAGTCATATACCTCAATACTAATAATGAGGAATAATATTATCTGGGGGAATACAGCTCCCGGACCGAACCAAATAAGCGGATCAGTAAGTGTAAGATACTGTGATGTACAGGGTGGTTTCACGGGTGAAGGAAACATTAACGTTGCGCCGACATTCGATAGTACTAATTACTATCTTGCAACAGGTTCAGCGGGAATAGATGAGGGAGATACGAGTATTATATATAATGATCTGGAAGATTCATTAAACCCGGGCAACGCGCTTTTCCCATCAAGAGGAACTTTGAGGAATGATATGGGTGCTTATGGCGGAAGCGGAGCCACAATACTTGGTGTAAGCACGGTTTCAATACAGAATATTTCACAGAGTATTCCGGAGAAATTTTATCTTGCGCAGAATTTCCCGAATCCATTTAACCCATCTACCAAGATAAAATTTGATATACCGAAATCGGCAGGGGTAAAGCTAATAGTATATGACATTACCGGGAGGGAGGTAGCATCGCTGGTGGACGAAAGACTTGAAGCGGGGTCGTATCAGTACACTTTTAACGCGGTGAGCCTCCCAAGCGGAACTTACTTTTATACTATCGATGTGGATGGTGTGAAGGAAACAAAGAAGATGGTTTTGCTGAAGTAG
- a CDS encoding DUF72 domain-containing protein has translation MKFGQAENIDKIDFTIPDDPPITEKVLGSLKKTKKGSEIITGCAKWGRKDWIGKIYPKGTKEKDFLAEYVKHFQSIEMNATHYRIFPKETVAKWRDTAPKGFKYCPKFPQFISHIKRLKDADSMTEAYIDMISEFKNTLGPSFLQLPPNFAPKSFPQLRDYLEKYHKDVDIHLELRHPDWFKNSDVSEETFAMLKQLKVGTVITDTSDRRDVLHMKLTTPVAFIRFVGNSLHPTDYKRVDDWVEIINRWMKKNIKQVYFFMHQHEERDSPELLAYTIKELNKKCRLSIPEPGLITKEEQGAIF, from the coding sequence ATGAAATTTGGGCAGGCTGAGAATATTGATAAAATTGATTTCACTATCCCAGATGATCCGCCTATTACCGAGAAAGTCCTCGGAAGCCTGAAGAAAACAAAAAAAGGCAGTGAGATAATCACGGGATGCGCCAAGTGGGGACGTAAGGATTGGATCGGGAAGATATATCCGAAAGGTACTAAGGAAAAAGATTTCCTCGCCGAGTATGTAAAACATTTCCAGTCTATCGAAATGAACGCTACTCATTACAGGATATTTCCAAAGGAAACCGTAGCGAAGTGGCGAGATACAGCACCAAAAGGATTCAAATACTGTCCTAAGTTTCCGCAGTTCATAAGTCACATAAAAAGATTAAAGGATGCGGACTCCATGACTGAAGCTTACATTGATATGATCTCCGAATTTAAAAACACTCTCGGACCGTCATTTCTTCAATTACCTCCAAATTTCGCCCCTAAAAGCTTTCCTCAGCTTAGAGATTACCTGGAAAAATATCACAAAGATGTTGATATCCATCTTGAACTTAGGCACCCCGACTGGTTCAAAAATAGCGATGTATCTGAGGAAACCTTTGCCATGTTAAAACAGCTAAAGGTTGGCACCGTGATAACTGATACTTCCGACAGACGTGATGTACTTCATATGAAGCTTACCACACCGGTTGCATTTATTCGCTTTGTGGGAAATAGTCTTCACCCTACGGATTACAAGAGGGTTGATGACTGGGTGGAAATAATAAACCGGTGGATGAAAAAGAATATAAAGCAGGTATATTTTTTCATGCACCAGCACGAGGAGAGAGATTCGCCTGAACTCCTGGCTTACACAATAAAAGAATTAAATAAAAAATGCAGGCTTAGTATTCCCGAGCCTGGGTTAATAACAAAAGAAGAACAGGGCGCAATTTTTTGA
- a CDS encoding DUF885 domain-containing protein: MKRLLTILFLSLFINPILAQETAHDMLWKLFDDYQEYNMRTYPTWATYEGDHRFDDRLTDNSLAAITARYDSTRMFLAWLEEIPYDDLLDEDKLNYDLFKDGFDQSLDAQKFHFEYMPIGQQSGLHIGFPQIVNVQPLNTPEEYDKYLSRLRAFPVQIDNVIEAMRMGMQTGMMPPKFIMEQTLGQMENVYKIDSSEQSPFYVSPMGIEAPLNVKESLDKELKEVIANDINTAYMKLHDFVRDEYLPLCRTDAGIWSLPNGKEIYEYDIKNYTTTDMTADEIFNTGMSEVNRIKGEMEKVKDEIGYSGTLDEFNEFLKTDPQFYYTDKDSLMQGFKNILSEMDSKLPSLFGTLPQAPLDVKEIEEFRAKNAPAAYYYSAPEDRSRPGYFYVNTYDLSSRPKYTMTALALHEGVPGHHLQITISQERENLPKFRKGGGETVFVEGWGLYAEHLGYESGMYEDLYQKYGALTFEMWRACRLVVDAGMHSKKWTREEALDFLKTNTPGSDLDMASEIDRYISWPGQALAYKIGELKFKELRKKAEDRLGDKFDVREFHDIVLKNGALPIKILEKMVEEWLKSKGA; the protein is encoded by the coding sequence ATGAAGAGATTACTTACCATTCTATTCCTTTCACTATTTATAAATCCCATTCTCGCTCAGGAAACAGCACATGACATGCTGTGGAAGCTCTTCGACGATTACCAGGAGTATAATATGCGGACATATCCAACCTGGGCAACTTATGAAGGTGATCATAGGTTCGATGACAGGCTTACAGATAATTCCCTTGCTGCGATAACGGCTCGCTATGATTCCACACGAATGTTCTTAGCCTGGCTAGAAGAAATTCCCTATGATGATTTATTGGACGAGGATAAGCTTAATTATGATCTCTTTAAGGATGGTTTCGATCAGAGTCTGGATGCACAGAAATTCCATTTTGAGTATATGCCGATCGGACAGCAGAGCGGACTGCATATCGGGTTTCCGCAAATTGTTAATGTCCAACCATTGAATACGCCGGAAGAATATGACAAATATTTATCACGTTTGCGTGCATTTCCAGTACAAATAGATAATGTGATAGAGGCAATGCGGATGGGTATGCAGACAGGGATGATGCCGCCTAAATTTATTATGGAACAAACGTTGGGGCAGATGGAAAATGTATATAAGATCGACAGCTCTGAGCAGTCACCGTTTTATGTTTCACCTATGGGTATAGAAGCACCGCTGAACGTCAAGGAGTCTCTCGATAAGGAGTTAAAGGAGGTTATTGCGAATGATATTAATACGGCTTATATGAAACTACATGATTTTGTGAGGGATGAATATCTCCCGTTATGCAGGACGGATGCAGGAATATGGTCCCTGCCAAACGGTAAAGAGATATACGAATATGACATAAAGAATTATACCACAACGGATATGACGGCTGATGAGATATTTAATACCGGGATGAGCGAAGTAAACCGGATAAAGGGCGAGATGGAAAAAGTTAAGGATGAGATAGGGTACAGTGGGACACTGGACGAATTTAACGAGTTTCTAAAAACAGATCCGCAATTTTATTATACGGACAAGGACAGCCTAATGCAGGGTTTTAAGAATATATTGAGCGAGATGGACTCAAAGCTCCCGAGTTTGTTTGGGACGTTGCCGCAGGCACCACTAGATGTTAAAGAAATAGAGGAGTTTCGTGCTAAGAACGCCCCAGCGGCTTATTATTACTCAGCACCAGAAGACCGTTCACGTCCGGGATATTTTTATGTTAATACATACGATCTTTCATCACGTCCAAAATATACAATGACGGCACTTGCGCTTCATGAGGGAGTGCCAGGGCATCATTTACAGATCACGATATCTCAGGAACGTGAAAACCTCCCGAAATTTAGAAAGGGGGGCGGTGAAACGGTTTTTGTTGAGGGATGGGGGCTGTACGCGGAGCACCTGGGATACGAGTCGGGAATGTATGAAGATCTTTACCAAAAATACGGCGCACTGACATTTGAAATGTGGAGAGCGTGCAGACTGGTTGTTGATGCAGGAATGCATTCAAAGAAGTGGACACGCGAAGAGGCACTGGATTTTCTAAAAACGAATACACCGGGATCTGACCTGGATATGGCATCGGAGATAGACAGGTATATCTCATGGCCCGGACAGGCTCTGGCATATAAAATAGGTGAATTGAAGTTCAAAGAATTAAGGAAGAAAGCTGAGGACAGACTCGGGGATAAATTCGATGTAAGGGAATTTCATGATATTGTCCTCAAGAACGGTGCATTACCGATAAAGATCCTCGAAAAGATGGTCGAAGAGTGGCTCAAAAGTAAGGGCGCATAA